DNA sequence from the Chiroxiphia lanceolata isolate bChiLan1 chromosome 26, bChiLan1.pri, whole genome shotgun sequence genome:
AGCATTTATAGGTACTTCCaccctttcctccctttcccacattgatttctttccccctctccagtTTCCCCCCCCgtgtttcttttccatgtgttgtttttttttttttgcaatatgatgcagcctcctcctcctcaggagGAACCAAAGATACCCGGCTCAGGGAGTCTGGTTCTGTAGGACCAAATCCCCATGGAACCAGGGCCAGGTTTGGAAGGGAGGCCGGGAGACACTCCACACTCCTCCAGCCCACGGAGCTGGGACGGTACACGGAGACACCTCCAGAATTGCTGCTTTCCCACCGGGAATTCCTTAACACACCGAGGCACCTCGGCTGGTCCAGCTGGAGAGGGGCCTTCCCGTGCAGGGCCTTGTTTTGTTACCCCTGCATTGCTTTTGCCTTAATTACCCTCCCCAGGGACCTAAATCCAGTGGGTTCCCATTGGGACCGTGTGGCCTTGCTGGGTTTTTGGATGATCCACGTGGCTTCGTGTCTGTGCCAGCGCTGGGGttcagggagggaaaagggacccgtggcagggggtgaacCCAGAACCACGTGGAGCTTTGTGGGGCCGAGGCCGCGGCTCCAGCGCTTTGCACTATCCAACACTAACCCCGGGAAccccaggggcagcagcacagaccagcACCAGGGCTCTTCCCTCCAGGGAGCTGTCCCGGCTCTTCCCAGCAGTGGGATGTGGGTGTTGGGGTGTTGGGCTCAGCTCTCCCGGTGGCCCCACATTCCGCCCGCGCCTGCCCGGCCCCAATAACCCAGAGCTCCGTGTGTCCGGAGGGACCTGGATACTCCCTGCTTTATTCTGGGCCCTGCCGTGGCTCCTGAGCAGCCCAGGCTGTTGGGATTGTACATTGGGAttgtcctggcactgctggtcAGGTCAGgattcccagccctggaggcgggggctgcggggtgACCCCACCTTGGGGTCCCTGCCCGGCCGGCGAACTGGGAGCACTTGTTTAACGGAGCATTCCGGGAATTGGGAAGCCTGGAAGAGGCTCTTCACTAATGACCTCCTAACGAAAGGCTTCCCAAAGCTACGGGGGGTGCAGGGACAGGTCACTGCACCTCCAGGACGGGGGGCACCTGAGTGTGGAGCAGTTCCAGCTCTGTGTTACCTGGTGCAAGCTCAGCCCTCCTGTACGCCTCTCCAGGGATGCTCCACACCATTCCCGAGGTCCCTGGCCTtggagcagccctgccagcatCCCAGCACCACATCCCagtcccctgtgccccctcccagcctgtGGCTCTGGGATGCTTTGGGGCTCTGCAGGAAGAAGCTCTTCCAGACGCCGGCAAACCCGAGACACCCCCCACGGCCGGGTCCAGGAGGGGACAGCGACAGCCCCGACTGTCCCCATGACTGTGCCCATGACTGTGCCCACGACTGTCCCCATGACTGTCCCCACGACTGTCCCCATGAGTGTCCCCATGAGTGTCCCCATGAGCGTCCCCACGAGTGTCCCCACGACTGTCCCCATGACTGTCCCCATGAGTGTCCCCACAACTGTCCCCATGACTGTCCCCACGAGTGTCCCCACAACTGTCCCCATGACTGTCCCCACGCACGCTCGGGACCACCACGGGCCCTCCAACACCTCCTCTCATCCCACCTCAGCTCCTCGGGAGGAGCAACTCCGTGGGACAGCCCAGCTCCAGAGGGAACATCCCCGGCCTTGCCGTGCCTTTGGATTTGCACTTCTCGCTTCGCTGTCCCGGTGCAGAGGCCCCCCCGCACTAACCCCGGCCAGGCAGTGGCAGGATTTTAATCAGCACTTTTATCCACTTTCCCTCCCAGTGGAATGGTTGTTTGGAATCGGGATGGAcggcagcacagcacaggcttAGGGAATTTCTGTCACCATGAGATGGCAATATTGTATGTGATGAGATGtctttataaaatatattatctgttcctgctctggttttatatatatatatatatataaaaatatataaaatatatatattcctgGTTTTCCCATAAATTAACTATTTCTAAATTGAATCTGATTCTCAGCCGGGGGCGATAATGCaatgaacctttttttttattattattattttaaatcgctgatattttaatgtgtaaaagaaaaaaaatacctactATAATGGACCTGGGTTTTGTTTACATAATTCactgtaataaataataaaaaaaaaagcaattagtTGCATCCCACCATGGCCGTGCCTGTTTCTGCAGAGATGATGATGCTCGGAGGGAATGTGGTGTTTTGGTGTCCCAGTATCCCGATTTTCcccctctggctgctcctggacctgctgctctcccaccGTGGGGCGACCCCGGGGCTGATAACGTGATTAAAGCTGCTTTAAAACCCTCTGTCGTCAACACAAATCCCATTCCCAGCGTTGCCAATGGAGGGGTGGGAGCGCAGAAAAGACTCGGCCACGAGCCACTGCCGTGTAATGGATGGtcagtgcatttttatttaatcagcacagtacaaaaataaataaaaataaggggAGGGGATTAAATTACAGGCACACTGAGCCCCATGACACAGTCGGTCGGGTTATAAACCACACATACTTACAAACACActatacacatacatacaaaatgagacaaatataaattaataagtAACAATACCCACCAATTTGGTCAACAAAGATCTACAGAAGAGATTGCACTAAAAAAACGTACGTACACATGTATCATTAGCAGGGTCCAATGTACAGCCATGAAGAgcttcaagtgaaaaaaaaatcaaaaaaataaaagtaaatggCACGTTATTTCTCCCTCTCGTTCGCCAGTTTAACGCCCGATGGACCAGAACTAAACTAGAACTGAGCACACGGAGAAAAAAATGATgataaaacccaaaaagaagGTCTCAGTCCCCAGGCCTGATACGGGAATACCGGCTGAGACTGCGGTGTCGGGGTGGTGTTGGGTCTTTGTGCATGGGTGTAATTTTACAGCCATCTCTcgttaaggttttttttttttttcttttgattattatttttttatgcgttttttcctttttttttttttcatctgaagacACAAAATGCTCCCGTTTTGCATGCGCAGTAACCACTGGAAAAGCAACaatgacagaagaaagaagggttgtttttttttttttttctctctttcccccccgCAGGTTTTGCAGTTCGTTGGGTTTGTTCTAGAAGAATTCATATAGCAGCATGTGGCGGCTCCCCTTTGCTTGCACACTCAAGTAGATCCTTTACACAATACTCATGATCAGTGCACGATGGGAACAAGACATTTCACATTGATCTCATGAACAGTAGCGGTGATTCCCGTCACCCGGACCCGCTCGGGAATTCGAGtctcttcaaagaaaataaataaaggagggggtgggggggacggggggagatgggggtggggggtccccGGGCCGTGCCCGCGTCTCTGTCCCGGTGAGTCCCGACCGGGCCGGTTCAGCCGCCTCCGCTGGAGCCTttagaggaatttttttccttttttctttttttccttttttttttgtttcctcctttcccccgCTACCTGGGCTCGGTGATGCGGTGACCGGCCCCGCGGagccccgctccgctcccgggAGGTTGTGGGGGggttcttttccccctctccatccACGATTTGCTGGGATCAATCCGGCGGCGGAGCCGCAGCATCCCCGGGCCCgcggcgcggggagggggcggcggctGGAAAAGCGGCGGCGCAGGGGGGAGAACCGGGGGTCTGCGCTCCGGTCCGAGCCCCCCGTGACCCCCCCAGAGTGGATGGGGGAGCGGCGGCACCTCCCGCCCTTCCCCGCCGGGCAAATCCCCCCGGGAAGCGGCtccgggccgggcgggcgcggcgtgtccggggggcgcggggggcggcgggcgctcACCGGTCGAGGCCGATGAGCAGCCGGCCCTTCTCCTCGGAGCCGCTCTCCTTCTTGAGGTCGGCGAAGACCTGGGTGAAGTAGTGCGGGTCGGCGTTGACCTGCAGCATCTTGGGGCTCATGAGGTCGATGATGGAGAGGCAGCGGTCCCAGAAGGCCTCCTTACAGCTCTCCACCAGGAAGGGCTTCAGCGGGTAGGAGATCTCGTTGCCCATGTAGGAGTAGGAGAGGTACAGGCAGGtgagcagcactgcctgcagtTCGTGGTCGGTGGCCACCTCGGCCGAGATGACGTCCCGGCACAGCATGTAGAGGAAGACCACGTTGGCGGGCGTGATGAAGCCCTggtcctgccagccctgcagcagcagcgagCGGTCCACGGAGCGCAGCCAGAGCACGGGGTCGGTGGGCGAGAGGTGCTTCAGGCGGTAGCAGCGGCGGCACAGGAACTCGCCGAGGCAGCGCAGCAGCTCGCTGGTGCTCGCCTGCACCACGACCCTGCGCggggtggcggcggcggcggcgggcgcggccggGGGCACCTTCTGCGCCGAGgcgagggcggcggcggcggcggggggcggcgggggggcgAAGGTGGCGAGGTTGGCGCAGGAGAGCGACTTCTTCAGGTTCTCGTTGTTGAGGTGGGTCACGTTGCTCTGGTAGCCGCCGTTGGGCTGCACCTTCTTGGAGCTCTTCTTCTTGGCGGAGACGGCGGCGATGCGCTTCCAGGGCAGCACCGAGATCAGCGAGTGCCGCTTCAGGCCCTTCTCCTTCGCGTTCTTGCTGTTCTGCACCGCCGTGTAGTGCCCCACCGTGGCCGCCCCCTCCTCGAACAGCGGGGCCTTCCGGTAGCTCGGCGACAGCGACAGCACCGTGCCCATGGCGCCGGCCGCCCCGGCGgggcccccgccgccgcccgcccccggcccccgcggcccccggccccgcggccccggccccggcccggcccggcccggccggaCCCGCTCTCGCTGCTCCGCCGCCGCCGACGCCGCCGCTCAGCGCCGCGCCCGGacccgccccgcgccgcgcgcGCTCCCGCCGGCGCAGTGcgcgcgcccgccgcccccaccgccccgccccgccccgccacGTGCGCCCGCCGCGGCAACGGGGAGGACACGCCCCCACCCGCACAGGCCACGCCCCCCGCATGACCACGAATGGGAGAGACCCCGCCCCTACCAGCCCAGGCCACGCCCATCTCCGTCTCCTTCATCGTGATTGGTCACGCCCCCCCCGGCTATCAGGCCACGCCCACACAGCACAGACCACGCCTCCGTATGTCACGAATGGGTTCGGTCACGCCCCTCTCGGCTGAGGCCACGCCCATATCGCGCAGACCACGCCCCGATATTCCCTATATGGTTTGGCCCCGCCCCTATGGCACAGGGCCACGCCCACACCGCGCACATCGCGTTTCTCCGAATGACGGAGGCCCCGCCCCctcgccccggccccgccccccgggCGGCCCCGGGTTGGGGTCCCGGTGGTCGCGGCCCCCGCCGATCccgcgggcagggccgggcagggccggggggaGAGAGTGAAATAACAAcggaaattattttcaaaaaaatctcaaaattaaGATTTAAAACCCTCCTCTGCCGACAcccgccc
Encoded proteins:
- the CDK5R1 gene encoding cyclin-dependent kinase 5 activator 1; protein product: MGTVLSLSPSYRKAPLFEEGAATVGHYTAVQNSKNAKEKGLKRHSLISVLPWKRIAAVSAKKKSSKKVQPNGGYQSNVTHLNNENLKKSLSCANLATFAPPPPPAAAAALASAQKVPPAAPAAAAATPRRVVVQASTSELLRCLGEFLCRRCYRLKHLSPTDPVLWLRSVDRSLLLQGWQDQGFITPANVVFLYMLCRDVISAEVATDHELQAVLLTCLYLSYSYMGNEISYPLKPFLVESCKEAFWDRCLSIIDLMSPKMLQVNADPHYFTQVFADLKKESGSEEKGRLLIGLDR